Part of the Bacteriovorax stolpii genome, GTTGGCGTCGTTGTGCTTGCGGGCCATTTCCGCGTCCATTGGAGTTCGGCAAAGAGCTGCACGTACACCTTTGAAACGGTTGGCGACGATTGAGACGCCAATTCCTGATCCACAAAGCAAAATCCCCTGAATACCCTGAGAAATCACTTCGTGACTTACCTTCTTAGCGTATTCAGGATAATCGGCCCTCTCAGACGAATATGTGCCGCAGTCGATGACATCGAACTGTTTGCTCTGAAGGAAATGTTTTACCATTTCCTTCATTTCATAAGCTGCGTGATCTGAGCCGATTGCTATTTTCATAAATTAGTATCTGTAGTGGTCTGGTTTGTATGGACCTTCAACTTTAACACCTAGGTACTCTGATTGAGCAGATGTTAATGTATCTAGTTTTACCCCGATTTTTTCAAGGTGAAGACGAGCTACTTTTTCATCAAGGTGTTTTGGAAGTACGTAAACTTTGTTTTCGTAGTTCTTGTGGTTCGCCCATAGCTCCATTTGTGCCATAACTTGGTTTGTGAACGAGTTAGACATTACGAATGAAGGGTGACCTGTACCACATCCAAGGTTAACCAGACGTCCTTCTGCAAGAACGATAAGTTTCTTTCCTGAAGGCATTACGTATTGGTCTACTTGAGGCTTAATGTTAATTTTTTTAGCTGTCTTATTTAGGTAAGCAACTTCGATTTCAAGGTCAAAGTGACCGATGTTAGCAACGATGGCCCCATCTTTCATTTGCTCCATGTGCTTGCCAGTGATTACGTCACGACATCCTGTAGCTGTTACGAAAATGTCTCCTAGCTTTACAGCGTCTTCCATTTTCATAACCTGGTATCCTTCCATCGCTGCTTGAAGAGCACAGATAGGATCGATTTCAGTTACGATTACACGTCCACCAAGACCGCGGAATGATCCAGCAGATCCCTTACCTACGTCACCGTATCCAGCAACAACACACACTTTACCAGCAACCATTACGTCTGTTGCTCTCTTAACAGAGTCAACTAGAGACTCACGGCATCCGTAAAGGTTGTCGAATTTTGATTTAGTTGTTGAATCGTTGATGTTGATAGCAGGCATTTTTAGTTCGCCTTTTTTCATCATATCGTAAAGTCTATGAACACCTGTTGTTGTTTCTTCAGATAGACCTTTGATGTTAGCGATTAGCTCAGGGTATTTGCTGTGAACCATAACAGTTAAGTCACCACCGTCATCAAGAATCATGTTTAGTCCTGATCCATCTGGCCACTTAAGAGTTTGCTCAATACACCAGTCGAATTCTTTTTCGTTCATTCCTTTCCAAGCAAAAACAGGAATCCCTGCAGCAGCAATAGCAGCAGCGGCCTGGTCTTGAGTAGAGAAGATGTTACAAGATGACCAACGAACCTCTGCGCCAAGTTCAACAAGAGTTTCGATTAGTACTGCAGTTTGGATTGTCATGTGAAGACATCCAGCAATTTTTGCGCCTTTTAGAGGCTTTGATTTTCCAAATTCCGCACGTAGGGCCATTAATCCTGGCATTTCTGTTTCTGCGATTTCGATTTCCTTACGTCCCCAGTCAGCCAGTGACATATCTTTTACTTTGTAATCCGTAAAGGCCATAATTCCCCCTAGTGGTTTTTTGATTTTGTAATAAAATTAAACAGGCTCACTATAGCATTCCAGAGAGAAGCTCACAAGGTAATTTAAGCATGGCAAGTTATACACAAATCAGCCTCGCAGAGGCAGAAGAAATATTGAAGCTCTACGGTCGGTCAAAGGTGAAAAAGTGCACTCCACTTTCGCTGGGAATTTCTAATTCTAACTACCGCGTTGATTTGGAGAACGAAACAGTTCTGCTCAAAATCTCCAATGACAAAAATCAACAACAGCTTGCTGATGAGCAAGCTATTTTAGTGTATTTAAAAGAGTGTGGTTACCCTTACTCACTAAAACCTTTCCCTCTGACTTCAGGGGAATTCATTTACAATTACGGTCCGTATTTCGGAGTGCTTTATCCCTTTGTCCAAGGGATTCCTCCAGGGCCTTCTGACTACACTTGCCAAGAAGTGGGAAGAGCTATTGCTGAGCTTCATGTTTTAAAACATGACCAAGAGAAAATGAATTCACTTAGACCCCATGAGTCTGTGGGCTATGGCCCTAAAGAAATATTAGACTACATCAAGTCCCCAAGCTGCCCGGCTGACTTCAAGGCCGGTTTTCTTAGTCTTTTCCCCGACCACCTGGAAGGGTTTATGAATGCCGGTTTTGAGACCGGTATCATCCACGGGGACCTCTACTACGACAACACGCTTTTTGATAACAATAAAATCAGCACTGTACTGGACTTCGAGCAGGCCGGCATCGGTGAATACATCCTCGATCTGGGGATTTCGATTTCCGGAACGTGCCTGGAAAAAGGAATGGTCATAACACCACTAGTAAACTCATACCTTATGGGGTATGAATCAGTCAGAGCGCTTTCAATTGTTGAAAAGAAATTCTTAGACCAGTCCATTATTCTTGGACTCCTTTCGATCTCTTTATGGAGAATCAAAAGATTTAAAGAAAGAAACCTCAACCCTCTGATGGAAAATTCCTACAGAGACCTGCTTGTGCGCGCATTAAATTATTTTGAAATGAGAAAACAGGAAATATAAATCATGGCTAAAGTTCCACCAAAAAAAGATGGATTCAAAAAACGCGAAGGCGAAGGTTACCGTGGCAACAATCGCGGTGATCGCAGAGACCGCAGGGATCAAAAAGATCCTAAACAGTTCAGCGACGTTAAAAGTACACCAAGAGCAAAAGTAAATGCTGATGGAACAAAAGAATTCGACCAGTCGACATTCTTTGCTTCATGCCCGAGAGAAGTTGAGCATCTTTTAGAAAAAGAAATCAGAGATCTTGGCATCACTCGTATTGAAGTGGAAAAAGGCGGAGTTGCTTTTAAAGCAGAAACGGAACAAGCACTGGATGTTCTTTTAAATTCAAGAGTCGCTTCAAGAGTTTTTAAAGAGCTTCAAGTTTACACAATCTCAACTGAAAAAGACCTCTACTCTCTTGCTAAAGAGAAGTGGTGGGATAAGGTTTTTAACGTTCAACAGACGTTTAAAATCAACACACTTTTTGATCGCGACGCTAAAGAGAGCTTCAACAACTCAATGATCTTCTCACAACTTCTAAAAGACGCTATCGCTGATAACTTCAGAGAGAAATACGGCGAAAGACCAAGTGTTGATACGGGAAGACCAGATATCACTTTCCTTTTACGAGTCGAAAGAAAACCAGGAACGCCTCAATTCAACGCCCGCATTCTGGTTGATATGTGTGGTGACCCAATCTCTAACCGCGGCTACAGAGAAGAGTCACTAAAAGCACCACTAAGAGAAAACCTGGCCGCTTCGATCATCATGTCGACAGACTTTGATCCAGAAAAAGATATCTTCACTGATTCAATGTGCGGAACAGGAACACTTCTGATTGAAGCGATTCTTATCAGAGCAAAAGTGGCTCCGACTTATTTAAAAATCAGACAGTATATTGAAAAGCGTGTTCCGGTTTTTGATTTCATCAAGCACCCCTGGTTTCAGGCCGACAGAAAAGCACAACGCCTTTTTGATGAAAGAGCACAAGCGATTTACAACCACTCTCTTGCTGCTTTAAACGAACTTCAAACAAGACAATTTTTTGGTTTTGATATTTCAGAGCGTGCGATGGAAACAACTCGTATCCACCTTCACAACGCTATGATTGACCAGCAGATCGTGACTCTCAACAAGCGCGACGCTACCAAAATCACTCCGATGGATGATCCTCCGGGAATCGTTATCTGTAACCCTCCTTACGGAGAGCGTATGGGTGAAGAAGATGAGCTAAAAGGGCTTTATAAGTCTTATGGTGAAAACTTAAAGCACAACTTCAAAGGATTCAGAGCTTATGTTTTCACATCGAATCCGCTTTTAAGAAAAGAGATCTCGCTTGGGACATCTGAGAGAAAGACGTTTTTTAACGGGAGTCTTGAGTGTCGATTACTTAAGTATGAATTGTACTAGATAAAATAAAAAAGGCCGCGGAATGCGGCCTTTTTTATTTTTTAATTAAACGAAATCCAACATTAATAAACCTTCCATCCGCCGCAATCTTCGTCTTAGTTGCAGGCCTTAAAATGCGCGGCCCCCCTGTCCAGCTTCCACCTTTAAGCAGATATTCATTTTTATTCTTCGTTAACTGCCAAACGTTTCCACATGTATCTGAAAGCCCAAATGGATTTCTAGGTTTTGATTTCACCGGATGAGTTTGTTGTTTTGCGCCTACTTCTTCCCAGCAGTTTTTTGCCACATCATCGAAGTTTGATCCAAACCAGAAGATCGTGCTCGCCTGGGCCCTCGCTGCAAACTCCCACTCGTTTTGATCTGGTAGCCTTGTTTTTAACTCTGGATAAGTGAGGGATAAAATCGTTATAAAATCTAAAACATCATTGGCCGAAATATTTTCAACTGGGTTGTCAGGACAAATTTCCGCCGAACCTAAAAACGGGACACTCTCAGGGCAATACGATCTTTGTTTGAAGCGAGAAGGATTTGATCCCATGATCTGCATCCATTGCATCTGAGTGATGGGAGAGGCCATGAGTTGAAATTCTGCTTTATTTTCGTAAGTAAATTCAGTTTCATCAGGGAAATGGCCAGGCTGAAGCTTATTAGATCCTAAAATATTTTTCCCTTTTGGGATTTTAACCCACTCCACTTTCCATTGATTTTTCTCACTCCAATACTCTGTTGATAAGATGTCTCTCAAAATGGGATTACCAGCGATCTGAGTTTTAGTGAAAGTGATGTTTTCTTTTTTAGAGAAGTCTTGAATCATTTTATCAACAACAGCATTGAATTTCTTTCTCCACGCTGGAAAATCTTTGCGGGCCGAAATTCCTTCTTGAAGATCTTTTTCTTGGTCACTCCATGCTTTAGATTCAGTTACTGTAAAACTGGAATCTGCAGCAAATGTCTTGACTCGCTCAAGTGCTTCTCTGGCATTCAACCATTGAAGGTTGGCAAGCCCCATGCGGTAGCCTTTATGATCTGGTCTATAAATTGGATTGTCTCTTTTAATGATCGCTTCAAACTCAGAAGGAATCATTAAAGCGTGACTTAATTGCGTAATGAAAACGGATTTTAATTTAGAGTGCGATTTTTTACTCTCACACATGGTGAAGTTAGCACTCTTGCCTTTTAACTCAAATGAGCAAAGTTCATCAGACTTTGCGACTTGAGAAAAAAGAGTGAGACCGATAATAAGAGAGAATAAGCTGTATTTTGTTGTGTTCATCCCTTAAATCTAATTGATTTAAGAAATGAACACAATGAATTTTCTTTTGGTGAAATGCGTGTCTAACCGCTCAGTTTTTCTGAAAGCTTCATCGCCAGATTTGGCGAAGCGTACTTTAAAAAAGTAATCGGGTTAATGATCTTATCAAAGTGTTTTGACGACTTTGAGAAGAAGTATGAAGACACGTCAGAGTCTTTTAAGAAGATCGTGTGTCCTTTATTTGAAAACTTTCTCGAGATAAATTCTGAATCAAGGAAACAGACTTCTCTGATCATAAAGTTTTTAGCAACGTAAATGATAATGCAGTAATCAGAGAGCTCCACTAGAGTCTTTTTGATTTTTACACCTTTTGGAGAAGAAGCGTCACTCCACTCCACTTGAATCTCAACTCTTTTTCCATCTTCCATCACGAAGTCAAAACCTCTTTGTGATGTGGACTTCACTTGTTTTAGGCCGAAGATACACTTGGCATACCACTCACCTAATTGAGTTGGAAGATTTTTTCCATTAAGAAGGATTTGTTCCGCTGCCAGCACTTCATAAGCGCGGTTAACGATTCCAATTTGATCGAGAATCATTTTGTTGTTGGGAACATAAACGATGGAAATCTTCTTAGCATCTTTACGCAGCAGTTTTTTAGAGAACTGCTTTTCGTACCAGATAGAGAAGTGTTCATTGCTTGAGAGCTCATAAGAGTCATAAACAAAGCCCACTCGCAGAAGCGAGTGGATGTCTTTGCATTCGGGCAATTTTTTTTGAATGTATTTAAGAGGAGCAAATTCCTTGCGGTCTTCACTCATGACAAAGTATTCATCTTTGTCATAGTCACTACTGCCATGAGTAGATGACGAGAAGAGTTTAATCTCTTCACTTAGTTTTTGAATGTCCATTTAGCGCTCAATTTTTAAAAGTATAATCCTCACTAGTGTAACACTAAGTGGATCAAACATTCAATTGAGATAAGTCCTCTTTGAAATTCAGGATTGACTGCGCAATACCCGCATTTTTAACCAGTTGTTGCTGGACATAAAATCTAAAGTCGACTTTTTTACTCTGGTAATAATCCTTATCTTCCTGAGATTGAGCTGTTTTTGCTGCAATCACTGCTTCGCATGCACCTTCAAGAAGTAGCCATGCGCCAATTAAGTTCGCAGAGAAATTTAAGAAGTTCATTGAATGGAAAAGAATGGTGTCGAACTTATTGGCCTTCGCCAGAGCTCCAAACTGCGCCAGGATCTCTTGCGCTTTTTGCAGATTCTTTCCTAGTGCCGCTAGTTCATCAGCAAACTCTTGAGCTTCTGGGCGTGCCATCGTCTTCTGGATTTTTGCTCCGATTCCCATAAACGTTTTAGCGTTGTCTTTTAAAATTTTTCTCATCACGAAGTCCATCGCCTGGATAGCGTTTGTCCCTTCGTAGATTGAAGCAATTTTTAGATCGCGAGCAAATTGCTCGATTCCATACTCTGAACAGAATCCATATCCACCGTGAGTCTGGATAGCATCAACAGCTACCTGGAACCCCTCATCAGAGCAGTATGATTTACAGATTGGAGTTAGGAATGCAATTTCATCTTCAGCTGCTTTATCGCCGTGGTGAGCGCGGTCGAACTGATCCCCTGTATAAAGAATCAAGCTTCTCATTGAACGCGCCATCGATCTCATTTTTAAAAGAGTTCTTTTAACATCCGGGTGATTTACAATTTCTTTTCCAAATTGCGATCTCTCGCGAGCGTATTGTTCAGTTAACATATAAACCAGGTTTGCTTGCGCTTCACCTTGAACACCACAAAGAAGTCTAGCTTCGTTCATAAGAATGAACATGTTGACCATCCCTTCGAACTCTTTACCAATTAAGTAACCTTCACAGTTACCTTGAGCTCCGAAAGTCATCTCACAAGTCGCTTGTCCATGGATCCCCATTTTTTCTTCGATTTTTGTACACACAACATCGTTTGGAGTTCCATCAAGGCGAATTTTTGGAACGATAAACAATGAAAGACCTTTCGTTCCCGCAGGGGCCCCTGGAGTTTTTGCCAGAACCAAATGGATGATATTTTCATAAAAATCGTTATCTCCTGAAGAGATGAAGATTTTAATCCCTTTCATTTTATAAGTGCCGTTTCCATTTGGAGTTGCTGTCGTGATAACTGCACCTACATCACTTCCCGCTCCCGGCTCAGTTAAACACATTGTCCCACCCCATAATCCAGAGATCATGTTTGGTACATATGTATCTTTTTGTTCTTGAGTTCCAACTTTTAGGATTACATCCATGGCCCCGCGAGAAAGTCCTGGATACATAGAGAATGAAACATTGGCCCCGTTCATAATCGACTGACAAACAAGCGATACAGTGTGAGGAACTGGCATACCACCGATTTCTTCCGGGTATCCAATCGCGTGCCATCCATTTTCGTAATATTTTTTCATCCCTTCTTTGAAAGATTGAGGTGCTGTTACTTTTCCGTTAGCAAGCTTTACCCCTTCGTGGTCCCCAATTGTTCTGCTTGGGTAGACTTCTTTTTCAATGAACTTGTTGCATTCATTGATAATATCCTTCATGTCGTTTTCACCAACACCGTTGTTTTGGATTTTAAGCATATTAAAAAGGTTGAAGTGAATATCTTTGAGATCTGTTTTGAATTGAGCCACGTTAAACCATCCTTGATTTAATTAATTTGAAGTTCTTTTATTATAAATCAAACCGCATAAAAAAAAAGAGAGGACCCTTTCGGGTCCCCTATTTTTTATTTTGTAGTGATTTGGTCTGATATCCGATTAGATCGCTCTAACAAAGTATCTAGTTCCAGAAGAAGACTGAACACCAGATGGGTTAGCTTGGATCGGGTATCTTGTGTCGATTACATAGTAAGCACCGCTCACTGTGATGTAATATACGTTTCCACCTGACATCGCTTGAACTTGTACGTTTGTCGCTGCGTTCAGGATAGAGATTAGCTCAGATTGCTTAGAAGCAATGTTAACGTCTGAGTGTCTTACTGTCACACCATTACTATATTGGTAAGTAATCGTTGGAGTTGAAGCCACGATTGAGTTCCAAGTTGTAGTCGTTCCAGAAGATCCAGAGCTTGAAGTGTAACAGTAGTAGAAGATACCCCATTTCGTGTCACAAGTTTGGTTGCTTGATCCAGATGAGATAACCCCGTTACCAAAGTTAGATGAGTAGCTGTTAATTTGCGCAATCAATGTCTGCGCATAAGTTTGAGCTTGAGTGTTACCTGAAAGGTATGGGTTCGAATAATTCAACGTTGAATTTGTAGACGAAACCTTGTTGTCCTTTCCACATGAAACTAATGAAGCTAAAACGATCATAGATAATAATAATTTTTTCATAACGTCCTCCCTAAAGGCGTATTGAGTATAGTTTCTTAGAAACCGTTTGGTTTATATTAGAGCAACTGTCATGCCAAACAGCAGCCTATGGATTTACAGGGGTTAGCTAAGGGGGGTGTATGCTGTGTGAACATTCTACAAACACCTGTCTAAAAATTAGTCAATTTTTTAGACACTATTCAGGGGATTACAGAGGAGGATGTCTATATTTTAGCTAGTGATGTTTAATCAAAGATTTGGGTCTTTTCTTAGGTTTCATGAGGTTAATAAATTTATTGATGATATTTTTAGACCTATATAATGATGCTTTTTATAAAGCAGTAAACATGGTGTTCATTTTGCAAATTAAAGCCACATGAAAATATCATTACTACCACTTCTTCTTTTAGGATTAATCAGCTTTTATGGATGCTCTAAAAAATCATCCATCCCAGCCGATCACAACTCAGAGGCCTTATCATCAAATGATGAGCTCTTCCAACATCCGGAAGAGGTCACTCTTTATAATCCCAATCAGATCAATGCCGAGAACATTAAAAAATGTGCTTTTGCAACTTCAGATAAAGACTCATGTAAAGTTGAACTCTCTCCTTTATTAGGAGTTGGGAAAGATACTATTTCAGTTAATGATATCCTTAATAGAACAATGTCTTCACAAGCTTCTTACCTGCAAACTTTCCGCAACATCCTTAATCAAATGCCAAAAGAGTCATTGCAAATGTTTGGGGCCGTTAATGCCATTGTTATTTCAGAAAGAATCGTTCCGAGTTTTTATCACTACGGAAGTGGCGCGATCTACTTAAGCAGTTCATACTTCTGGAAGACACCTGAAGAGAAGGCCCTCATTAAAAAGAAAGATTACCGCGAAGATTATGGTATCAGCCTGCAATTTCTTGAAAGCTCAGATTATTATAAAAACGGAAAGTCTCTTTATAGAAACAGCTCGGCCAAATACCGCACGGAAGAAACAATGGGGCCGGTTTTAGCAAGACTTCTTTATCACGAGCTTGCTCACGCCAACGATTTCTTTCCAAAGAGCTATTACAACTCTGCAACTTTTGACAAAACAAAAACTTATTACGACCTGACAAATGAGCGCTGGGATCAAGAGCAGATTGTTTCTCAAAAGCTCAAGTCCCCTCTTGCATCGAAACTTCTCTTAAAGATGGGAGGAATCCTTTATCAAGGTGAAAAGGCCACTAGTGAAGAAATCAACACCAAGGCCTACACTGTAGTTGATGAATTTAAACACGATGTCGCTGCTAATCTTTATGGGTACTCAACTCCCCGAGAAGACCTGGCCATGATGATCGAGCAAAGTATGGTCTACCACCACTACGGGTTTTCTGCTTATTCAATTTTTATTAAGCTTCCTTCTCCAAACTTTAAAGTCCCTGATGATTTTGATTACCCGATTGCCGGTGGAATCAAGAATAAAATCGCTGACCCTAAAGTTAAAGAAAGGGCCCAGGATGTTCTGGAGAAATTCTTTGAAGCTGATTATGTAAACAGAATCGTTACGTCGCTGGATACGCTAAAGTCTAAAGACATTCCGGAAGATGCTAATTGGGATACGATTGGGACTTATTACTAAGCTTGGCGCTTAAAAAAGAGAATTTTTAATCCTTCTTCCGGGTTCACTTCCATATCGCTGAAGCTGGCGTACATTTTCTCTTGAAAAATAAACTCTGGTGCATGTTCTTTAAAAGCGTTTAAAAGAAAATCGCTGCCTAAATAAGGCGAATTCAAACAGGCCATGATAACTGCATCCTCGCTGACCATTTCCGGCAGGCGGCGGATAATTTTATGATAGTCTCTTTCCACTTTAAAACTCAGACCCTGATTTGTCGGCGGATCAATAATCACAATATCGTAAGGGCCTCTTTTAGAGATGACTCCCAACGATTTCATAATATCGTAGTGGAAGAATTTAGTCTTTCTGCCGTCGATCTCAATGCCGTTTAAACGGTGATTTTTCTCACCCACATTAAGTGCCGGCTGGCTCATATCCACATTGGCCACGGCCTGAGCTTGCCCCTTAAAAGCGGCGACAGAGAGCGAGCAGGTATAAGAAAAAAGATTGAGCACTCGTTTATTTTGCGAGTGTTGTCTCAACCACTCTCTTCCCAATCCCATATCCAGAAAAAATCCTGTGTTCTGAGGTTTTTTTAAATTGAGTGAGTATTTCTCTGCTTTTTCCACAGCAAAAGCTTCAGCGGGCATTTCCCCTTTTAAAACTTCCACGTTGTCATTTTTTAAATGGCGCTTTTGTAAAACAATTGACTCAAATGAAATTTCAGGAATAGAAAGTAAAAGATCGACCAGGGCCGATTTCTCATCTGATTCAATTTCTTTGTAGGTAGTGATTAAGATCGTCGGTGGGAAAAAATCAATGGAAAGATGCTCAAGCCCTTCCCATTTTTTTCCTCTTCCATGAAAAAGCCTGGCGCATTCCCCATTTTGAGGAATGCGCTCTTTGATCACATTAAGCAGTTGGTGCATTCGTCTGCGCTTTTCCGCCAAAAAGTTTGTAGCGGATAAAGAAAGTTAAAAGTACACCAATCACTAACCCGATAATTTGGGCCAGGATAAGTTTTTGCATAGAGTACTGAGTGGCCGGTTCACAGTTAACACCAAAACTCACAGGTGGAGTTAAAAGCACTCCAATCATTTTTGGCCCAAGCCATGTCATGGCAGCAAGACCAACAAGGCCTCCGATAAAAGCAATGTTTAGATTCTTGTGAAAGTTCTTCATTTAATGGGCTCCTTAGTATGAATCCACGTCACTTCGTGTTTATTACATGAAAGATGAACAACGCGAGAATTTGGAATAGCTTTAAACTTAAACATCGTCTCAAAGTCCGTCGGTTGTTGGAACTTAATCGTACATGCAAAGTTGTCGACAAGTCCCGACTCACGCCAGCGATTGACCAGTTCTAAAAGTTTATCCGGGTAACAAATAATATCAGAGAAAAACCAATCTAGTTTTCCTACATGCTGTGGTCTTAAACCAAACGCACTTTCTTGTTTAAATTCAATATTGGGAAGGGCCGCGATCTTCGGGGCAAGAGGAGCTTTATCAACACTCACGACATTTGTCCCCACTGTCTGCAACACCCAAGTCCATCCACCTGGACAACTGCCAACGTCAATCGTCTTCATTCCTGGAGCTGGTTTATAACCATACAGCGTGAAGAGCTCCCAAAGCTTTAAGTAAGCGCGTGAGGGAGGGTTCACTTTATCTTCATTGAAATGGATTTCACCAAAAGGTAACGGACAAGTTGTCTCAGGAGAAATGATGATTTCTGCATCGGAAAGAAGTGAGAAAACTCCAATCGGAGTCTTGGGAATCTCTTCCAGGAAGTCATAGCGCTTTATTTTCGCCCTAGGCACTTTATCCAGAATTAATTCAGCTCTGCGGTGATTATTGAGTGAAAAGTGACTCCATCTGCGGGCGCGGGCCTTTAGAAGTTCTGCGGCATGAGAAATGGAGGTATACGGCAGGATTTCGACGTTGAGCCACGTATCCTGAGCAAAGACCACGTCTTGCGCCTCTCCCTTACAGAGCATTAATCTGCCATGTTGCGAGAGGATTTCAATACCCATTAGCCCGAGTTCGGTTTTTAAGTCCGTCTCGAAGCCCTCCGGGGCTAAATATCCGGTGATTGTCTGTTCTAAATTGCTTTGACCCATACGTACTAAAATTGATACCATAGGGGCGTAAACTTGGGAATCAAAAGAGCTAACAAAAAAGATAAAAAGAAAAGAGCAAATGGCCAAAAAAATCAACGGACTAATGACAAAAGAAATGAGGATTTACGGAGAAAACGCCTGCCTGGCCGTTTTCAAAAAACGTCCTCAGGATATTATTCAACTATTTTTGACTAAGGAAATGATGAAAAAGTTTCCTCACGTCACTAAATACTGCGCTCAAAACAAAAAGGCCTACCACATTGTTGAGCGCGCAGAACTGGAGAAAATGACCAAGGCCACTCACCATGAAGATATCTGCATGTTGATTAAAGAGGCCCCATCAAAGTCACTTGAGGCCTATCTTTCATTAAAACCGGAAAATGCAGTCATCATCGCTTTGGAAAATGTATCCAACCCACACAACATTGGGGCCATCTTAAGAAATGCCGCTCATTTTGGAGCAACAGGAATCATTGTTCCCGATAAAAAAGTCGCTGATTCTGCTTCTTCCATCAGAACGTCTGAAGGTGGATCTGAATTCGTCGATATTTTTGAAGCCAAAGACTTTAAGAAGGCACTGGCCCTTCTGGCAAAAAATAAATTCCAAATTATCACAACCTCTTCACACGCCAAGGCGAGCCTTTACGATGTGAAATGGGAAAAGAAAGTTGTGATCGTTTTTGGAGAGGAAGCTGAAGGTTTAAGTAAAGACCTTCTTGCTGTAGGTACAACTATTAAAATCCCTGGTACTGACCACGTTGAAAGCTTAAACGTTTCCGTCGCTAGTGCTGTCATACTTTCTGACTATTATCAAAAGGTGAAAACAAATGAAATCAATCCACGGTTTAAGTAATCGCGTTCTTCTTTGTATCCTCGATGGTTTTGGAATCAATCCGAAGGATTTAAAAAACGCTATCAAACACGCTCGTAAGCCAAACATTGATGCTTTAATGGCCAACTACCCAATGACCACAATTGAACCAGGTGGAACTCTGGTTGGTCTTCCTAAAGGTGTTGCCGGCAACTCTGAAGTTGGCCACATGAACCTGGGCGCTGGTCGCTCAGTTCGCCAAGACCTTGTTCGTATCAACGAAGCGATTGAAAACGATACGCTTAAAGATATGGAAGAAATCAAAAACATTATTAAATATGCCAAGACACACTCGAATCGTATTCACTTGATGGGTCTCCTCTCAGACGGTGGCGTTCACTCGCACATCAATCACCTGAAGGCCTTGGCTAAAATTTTCCACGAACACAAAATTGAAATGTGCCTACACGCTTTTACTGACGGACGAGACACTGCACGTGATGTAGGTGTGAAGTATGTTGAAGAAGCTATGCATATCCCGGGGCTGAAGTTCGCTTCTATGCAAGGGCGCTCAATCGGAATGGACCGCGACCGCAGATGGAATAAAATCGAAC contains:
- the rpiB gene encoding ribose 5-phosphate isomerase B yields the protein MKIAIGSDHAAYEMKEMVKHFLQSKQFDVIDCGTYSSERADYPEYAKKVSHEVISQGIQGILLCGSGIGVSIVANRFKGVRAALCRTPMDAEMARKHNDANVLCLGARFTTEEETKKIIEAWFANSFEGGRHSDRLKLFEDLGESC
- the ahcY gene encoding adenosylhomocysteinase, whose translation is MAFTDYKVKDMSLADWGRKEIEIAETEMPGLMALRAEFGKSKPLKGAKIAGCLHMTIQTAVLIETLVELGAEVRWSSCNIFSTQDQAAAAIAAAGIPVFAWKGMNEKEFDWCIEQTLKWPDGSGLNMILDDGGDLTVMVHSKYPELIANIKGLSEETTTGVHRLYDMMKKGELKMPAININDSTTKSKFDNLYGCRESLVDSVKRATDVMVAGKVCVVAGYGDVGKGSAGSFRGLGGRVIVTEIDPICALQAAMEGYQVMKMEDAVKLGDIFVTATGCRDVITGKHMEQMKDGAIVANIGHFDLEIEVAYLNKTAKKINIKPQVDQYVMPSGKKLIVLAEGRLVNLGCGTGHPSFVMSNSFTNQVMAQMELWANHKNYENKVYVLPKHLDEKVARLHLEKIGVKLDTLTSAQSEYLGVKVEGPYKPDHYRY
- a CDS encoding formylglycine-generating enzyme family protein, with product MNTTKYSLFSLIIGLTLFSQVAKSDELCSFELKGKSANFTMCESKKSHSKLKSVFITQLSHALMIPSEFEAIIKRDNPIYRPDHKGYRMGLANLQWLNAREALERVKTFAADSSFTVTESKAWSDQEKDLQEGISARKDFPAWRKKFNAVVDKMIQDFSKKENITFTKTQIAGNPILRDILSTEYWSEKNQWKVEWVKIPKGKNILGSNKLQPGHFPDETEFTYENKAEFQLMASPITQMQWMQIMGSNPSRFKQRSYCPESVPFLGSAEICPDNPVENISANDVLDFITILSLTYPELKTRLPDQNEWEFAARAQASTIFWFGSNFDDVAKNCWEEVGAKQQTHPVKSKPRNPFGLSDTCGNVWQLTKNKNEYLLKGGSWTGGPRILRPATKTKIAADGRFINVGFRLIKK
- a CDS encoding phosphotransferase, which gives rise to MASYTQISLAEAEEILKLYGRSKVKKCTPLSLGISNSNYRVDLENETVLLKISNDKNQQQLADEQAILVYLKECGYPYSLKPFPLTSGEFIYNYGPYFGVLYPFVQGIPPGPSDYTCQEVGRAIAELHVLKHDQEKMNSLRPHESVGYGPKEILDYIKSPSCPADFKAGFLSLFPDHLEGFMNAGFETGIIHGDLYYDNTLFDNNKISTVLDFEQAGIGEYILDLGISISGTCLEKGMVITPLVNSYLMGYESVRALSIVEKKFLDQSIILGLLSISLWRIKRFKERNLNPLMENSYRDLLVRALNYFEMRKQEI
- a CDS encoding THUMP domain-containing class I SAM-dependent RNA methyltransferase, which translates into the protein MAKVPPKKDGFKKREGEGYRGNNRGDRRDRRDQKDPKQFSDVKSTPRAKVNADGTKEFDQSTFFASCPREVEHLLEKEIRDLGITRIEVEKGGVAFKAETEQALDVLLNSRVASRVFKELQVYTISTEKDLYSLAKEKWWDKVFNVQQTFKINTLFDRDAKESFNNSMIFSQLLKDAIADNFREKYGERPSVDTGRPDITFLLRVERKPGTPQFNARILVDMCGDPISNRGYREESLKAPLRENLAASIIMSTDFDPEKDIFTDSMCGTGTLLIEAILIRAKVAPTYLKIRQYIEKRVPVFDFIKHPWFQADRKAQRLFDERAQAIYNHSLAALNELQTRQFFGFDISERAMETTRIHLHNAMIDQQIVTLNKRDATKITPMDDPPGIVICNPPYGERMGEEDELKGLYKSYGENLKHNFKGFRAYVFTSNPLLRKEISLGTSERKTFFNGSLECRLLKYELY